The Acidimicrobiia bacterium genome segment GCGGCGACGAACGTCGTGTCCTCGTCCTCCGGGCGCTCGATCTGGATCGTGCGCACGCGCGGGTGCACCGCGCTGACCGCGATGATCTTCGGTCCGACGGTCTGTTCGACGTGATGGCCATGATCCGACATCGTGCTCCTACCAGTACAAGCTGATCAGGCGGACCAGCGCGGTGACCATGACGTTGCCGAGCGCGAGCGGCAGCAACAGCTTCCACCCGAGGTTCATCAGCTGGTCCGCGCGGAACCGCGGCAGCGTCCAGCGCACCATCAGCTGGAACCAGCACAGCAACACGACCTTGAGGCCGAACGCGCCGAACTGCATCAGCACGACCAACCAGTGCGGCAGCGGCGCGATCATGCCGCCGGTCGGCACCATCATGCTGCCGACCTGCTGCAGCTCGCCGCCGAAGCGGAAGCCGTCGGCGTCGAGGAACGGGACCTGCCAGCCGCCGAAGAAGACCGTCACGATGACCGCCGAGATGAAGACGATCTCGATGAACTCCGCGAGGAAGAACATGCCCCAGCGAATGCCGCTGTACTCGACGAAGTAGCCGATGATCTCGGGCTCGCCCTCCGGGATGTCGAACGGCGCGCGCTTGGTCTCGGCGATCGCCGCGGTCACGAACAGCACGAGCCCCAGCGGCTGCCACAGCCACAGCCAGTTGAGCGGGTTCGAGCCGCTCATCGCGTGATCGAGCTGGAACGTCGCGCTCGCGCCGTGCTCGACGATCGCGCCCGGCTCGAGCGCGCCGGTCAGCAGGAAGGCGCCCATCAGCGACAGGCCCATCGCGACCTCGTACGACATCATCTGCGACGAGCTGCGCAGACCGCCGAGCAGCGCCCACTTGTTGTAGCTGGCCCAACCCGCGATCGTGCCGCCGTAGTTCGCGAGCGTGAGGATCGCGAAGTAGAAGATCAGGCCGAAGTCGATCGAGAAGATCTGGAGCCGGATCGAGTCGGTGTAGTTACCGACCTCGCCGTCCATCGGGATGTGCTGGTGGAACTGCGCCACCTGGATCGGATCGAGGTGGTGGAAGAACTCGTGCGGGTAGATCGTCGGGCCGAACGGGATGATCGCGAACGCGATCAGCACCGGGGCGAGCGCGAGGACCGGCGCCAGCGCGAACAGCCCCTTGTGGACGTTCCCGGGGATGAAGTCTTCCTTGAAGATCATCTTCACCGCGTCGGCGATGAAGTGAAGGATGCCCTTCAGCTTGATCGGTCCGATGTTCGCGCGGTTCGGACCGAGCCGGTCCTGCATCATCGCGCTCTGCCGGCGCTCGGCCCAGGTCAGCAGCGACGCGAGCGGCATCACGAGGCCGAACGCCAGGAACAGCCACTTCGTGCCCGGCCAGTCGAGGATCTCCCAGATCGAAGGCATGGCTCAGCCTCTGCTCCCCGCGAAGCGCAGCGCGAGCGGGCGAGCCTCGCGCGACCACGCGAGCTCCTTCCACGCCGGCACCGACGCCGTCATGTCCTTGAACACGTCGCGCGCGTGAGCCCACGCGAGCTTCACGTTCGTCGCCTGCGCGAGCCGGACGATCACCTCCCAGCCGGGCAGCGCCTGGCCGGGCGGCGGAAACGCGGCGTGCATGCGCTGCACGCGGCCGTCCTTGTTGGTCGCGGTGCCCGGCGTCTCCGCCCACATCGCGATCGGCAGCGCGACGCGCGCGCCCGCGGCGACCCCGGCTTCCGACGCCGTCAGCGCGATCACCTCGAGCTCCGACACCCGCGCCGCGCCGACACCGGGCAGGATGTCGCCGAGCATCACGACCGCCTTCACGGTCGCGTGATCGAGCTCGTACGCCGGCTTGGTCGCCAGGCCGAGCGCGTCGGCGATCACCTTGACGCCCGCGTTGTTCGCGTTGATGTCGGCGACGCGCAGCTTGCCGTCGGCGCGCGCCGGCACCGGCGGCCGCGCCGCGACGTACACCGTCGCGAGCTTCCACTCCTTGGCGAGCCGCGCGAGCGCGAAGTTG includes the following:
- a CDS encoding complex I subunit 1 family protein; its protein translation is MPSIWEILDWPGTKWLFLAFGLVMPLASLLTWAERRQSAMMQDRLGPNRANIGPIKLKGILHFIADAVKMIFKEDFIPGNVHKGLFALAPVLALAPVLIAFAIIPFGPTIYPHEFFHHLDPIQVAQFHQHIPMDGEVGNYTDSIRLQIFSIDFGLIFYFAILTLANYGGTIAGWASYNKWALLGGLRSSSQMMSYEVAMGLSLMGAFLLTGALEPGAIVEHGASATFQLDHAMSGSNPLNWLWLWQPLGLVLFVTAAIAETKRAPFDIPEGEPEIIGYFVEYSGIRWGMFFLAEFIEIVFISAVIVTVFFGGWQVPFLDADGFRFGGELQQVGSMMVPTGGMIAPLPHWLVVLMQFGAFGLKVVLLCWFQLMVRWTLPRFRADQLMNLGWKLLLPLALGNVMVTALVRLISLYW